Part of the Aquamicrobium lusatiense genome is shown below.
GCTGGTCGTCAGAAAATTCAGCTCGGTCGCCGTTCTCGTCAGGGTGGTCTCCAGCGCACCGGTCTCCCTTGCGAAGATTACGCCAAGCGGTGCGGCCAGCAATCTGCGCCCGAGGCGGCGCTGAAGCGAGGCCACGGAACCGAGCTGCACGCGCCACAGAAGCCGGTGCGAGGCAACGTTCACGACGACCTGAACCAGCAGCGACACCGCAATTGCAAGGGTTGCGGCTGTAGCCGAGGTTGCGGTCAGGCTGTTTCGCAAAACCGCGTCCAGCACGTACCAGACGGCGAAGATCGGGACGGCCATCATCAGGCTTTCGATAACCAGCAGTGGGAACGCTCTGCCCAGAAGCAGTCCGCGCATCGGCCCCGCAAGGCGAAGAAGGACCGCCAGCGTGCTTCCTTCGAGCCGCGCTTCCCGCGGTACTGCCTCTTCGGGTGTCGCCTGCGCCTGTGCCGGCAGGCACAACGGCGCAGGCTCATCGCCCGACTTTTCGAGCGACCAGCCTTCCGCGGCCTCGTAGTTCTCGACGGCCTTGCGGTAGCCGGCGCATGTCGCCATCACCTCCTCATGCGTTCCCTGGGCCCGGATCGATCCTTCCTCGAGATAGATGATCCTGCCTGCATTGCGGATCGTATGCAGCCGATGGGCGACGACGATGACCGTGCGGCCTTTCGACAGCTCGCGCAGCGCCTCCAGCACATGCGCTTCGTTGTCAGGATCGAGCGAGGCCGTTGCCTCGTCGAGCAGCAGGATCGGCCTGTCGGCAAGCAAAGCCCGCGCGATCATCACGCGCTGGCGCTGGCCGCCTGAAAGAAACCGCCCCGCCTCGCCCGCCGGCATGTCGAGATCGGCAGCGAACTCGCTGACACGGGCGGCATGCGCCACCCGGCGCACATCCGCCTCGCCAGCATCCGGCCGTCCCATCAGGATGTTGGCGCGGATGGTGTCGTTCATCAGCCAGGCGTCCTGAAACACGACGCTCATGGTTTCCAGCAACGCCGTCTGCCCGAAATCGCGTATGTCGGCGCCTCCGATGAGGATGCGTCCGTTTTTGGGATCGAGAAAACGCGCCATGAGCCGTAGGATCGTCGACTTGCCGGCGCCGGAGGGGCCGACGAGCGCGGTCGTCTCGCCCGGCGCGGCGACGAAGGAAATGTCGTCGAGAATGGTCTTGTCCGCCTGCCGGAAAGTAACGCCTTCAAACCGGACCTGCGCATCGGCGGGACGCGCCGGCTGCATCGGTTCCGTGAATTCGGGGGTGTCGAGAAGCGAGGCGATGCGCTTTCCCGACGATTGCATCTTCCAGAAGAAGGAACCGGCGGTGAAGATGATCTTCAGTGCCGAGGCGTTCATGCCCATGCCGACCAGAAGGGCCAGCACGAAATCCGGCGCCGTCACATCGCCGTGCAGCAGAAGCAGGCTGCCGACGGGCACGATGACCAGAAGGTTCGCGCGCATGCCCGCATAAAACAATGCCATCCATCTCAGCGATGCGGTGGCATAGGCTTCGCCCGAACCGGCGAGGTCGCGCACGGCGCCGTCGAAGCGGTCGAGCATGGTCTCCGCGCGCAGGAAGGCGCGGATGACCTTCATGCCCTGCACCAGCTCGCCTGCGCTGGCCTTCATGCCGGCGAGCGCCGCCAGATAGCCGGCGCTGCTGTCCTTCGAGGAGCGCACGGCGGCGCGGTAGAACAGGAACAGCAGGGGAAACATCACGATCGATGCGATGCCGAGCCGCCAGTCCACCGCTCCAAGCATTAGCGCCGACAACAGCGGCACGGACAGCCCGGCGGCGATGTCGGGAACGGCATGGGCGATGGCATCTTCCATCTGGTCGACATCGTCGGCCATCACGCGCTTCAACTCGGTGGCGCTGCGCGCCTGAAAAACCCCCAGCGGGATGACGGTGAGCTTGCGGGCAAGCGCCAGGCGCAGCTCCGCCAGCGTCGCGTAGGCGGCGAGATGGGATATGCGTGTCGATATGGCCGCGGCAATCGCCTTGAGCACGATGGCCCCGAACGCCAGGGCGCCGATCGACAGCACGGATTGCTGCCCGATCGGTTCACCCTGCCAGATCAGCGTGGCGATGTACCAGACCGCCACATAGGGAACGAGCCCCAGTGCGGCGGCTGCAACCGAGAGAAGCGCCGAGCATGACAGAGCCCAGCGCCGGGACAACAGGATTCGTCTCATGAGCGTGGCTCCGTTATCGGGAATTGGGCAGGCGCAGCGCAACGAGGCAGGCGGCAAAGGCCAGCGCCGCCGCGACGCTGAACGTGCCGGAGTAGCCGAGCGCCAT
Proteins encoded:
- a CDS encoding ABC transporter ATP-binding protein codes for the protein MRRILLSRRWALSCSALLSVAAAALGLVPYVAVWYIATLIWQGEPIGQQSVLSIGALAFGAIVLKAIAAAISTRISHLAAYATLAELRLALARKLTVIPLGVFQARSATELKRVMADDVDQMEDAIAHAVPDIAAGLSVPLLSALMLGAVDWRLGIASIVMFPLLFLFYRAAVRSSKDSSAGYLAALAGMKASAGELVQGMKVIRAFLRAETMLDRFDGAVRDLAGSGEAYATASLRWMALFYAGMRANLLVIVPVGSLLLLHGDVTAPDFVLALLVGMGMNASALKIIFTAGSFFWKMQSSGKRIASLLDTPEFTEPMQPARPADAQVRFEGVTFRQADKTILDDISFVAAPGETTALVGPSGAGKSTILRLMARFLDPKNGRILIGGADIRDFGQTALLETMSVVFQDAWLMNDTIRANILMGRPDAGEADVRRVAHAARVSEFAADLDMPAGEAGRFLSGGQRQRVMIARALLADRPILLLDEATASLDPDNEAHVLEALRELSKGRTVIVVAHRLHTIRNAGRIIYLEEGSIRAQGTHEEVMATCAGYRKAVENYEAAEGWSLEKSGDEPAPLCLPAQAQATPEEAVPREARLEGSTLAVLLRLAGPMRGLLLGRAFPLLVIESLMMAVPIFAVWYVLDAVLRNSLTATSATAATLAIAVSLLVQVVVNVASHRLLWRVQLGSVASLQRRLGRRLLAAPLGVIFARETGALETTLTRTATELNFLTTSAQAARVLVVPAAIAVLMFWVDWRLALVSLAILPPFIAVVLVSDGVYRRTMTALLIARENLSSRILDFVAGMPVLRAYGLPSRGFDALAQTIEHHRQISCDATRSLTRMLAVGWLVLETGPVLLIVSGGLMFVAGTANAATWILFLMAGLAFYGPVADAFELSGIWRQQQGVIGRLRTVLDMPVLPEPRSPAVPASATVRFEEVSFSYGGLPALRGVSACFGPGKIHAIFGPSGSGKTTMLNMIARFWDPDGGRITIGGVDLRDVDQVLRSQLFSMVFQETFLFSGTVHANIAIGRPDASREEVENAARSALCHDFISRMENGYDTLVGEQGGMLSGGERQRIAIARALLKDAPIVLLDEATASVDPESEAQVRRAIARLCRGRTVILVAHRPETIRNVDQVIRL